DNA from Mesorhizobium loti R88b:
CCGCCTTGAGGTCTGCAGGCGGTTCGACATAAGCCAGCGCGGTTCGATACGTCTTCAATTCGCCGCCCAGTTCGGGAAACAGTTTCAGCACCCAGGCGCCGGCAGTGACGACGATGCGGTCGGCCTGCATCGTCTCGCCGCTTTCCAGCACGATATGGCCTGCCTCGGCATCGACATCCGTCACCTTGGAGTGTTCGTAGACATTGGCGCCATTGGCGCGCAGCCATTTTGCCAATCCCGCCGCGATCTTGCGGCAATGCAGTGCGCCGCCTTCCGGCGAAAAATAAGCATAGCGAAACGAACCCGGTTCGAGGAAAGGCCAGCGCTTGACCGCAGCATCCGGCTCAAGCAATTCGAAGGGAAAATTCCCTTCCTCCAGGCCCTCGCGGTATTCCTCGGCCTCGTCGCCCGGCTCGCGCGAAATGCAGACAAATCCACGCGCATCGAGATGACTTTCGCCGAGATCGGCCCACATCTCGTCCCAAGCCTGATAGGCCTCGGTGATCAGCCGGCCGTAACCGGTCCCGGCCCGGTAGGCGCGGCGGATGATGCGGTGATGGTCGCCCGACGCGGCCAGCGGATTGGGGATTGGCCCCTGCTCGACGATCGAGACGCTGTGACCCGCCTTGACCAGCGACCACGCCGTGGAGAGACCGGCAATCCCCGCGCCGACGACAATCACATTCATCCGTTCAAACCTTCCGCAGCCGCATTGGCTGGCTCAACTCATCGGTTATCGCGCGCCAACATACGGTCTGGAATGAGGCTGGCAAGCCGCGCTATGGGTCTGGCATGACCAAATTGACGCTCCCTTACCTCGCCCTTGATCCAGTCACCCGGCACTTGCGGCTCGATCCGCACGAGCCTGCCTTTTTCCTGAACCCGTACGAGGCCTATGCCTTCTTGCACGGCGTATCGAATGCCTTCTTCTGGGAGGAATTCGGCTTCTGGTGCTTTGGCGGCTTCGACGATGTCAACCGGCTGTTGCGCGACCGCCGCTTCGGCCGCCAGAACCCGGCCGGTGTTCCCGACAGCCGCGGCATCGACAGGGATCGCAGCCATCTCGAGGCATTCGACGGCATCGAAGCCAATTCGATGCTCGAGCTGGAACCGCCGGTGCACACGCGGCTGAGAACGCTGGTCAACCGGGCCTTCGTCTCGCGCCAGGTCGAACGGCTGCGGCCGCGTGTCGAGGCCCTCGCCAATGAGCTGATCGACCGTTTTGATCCAACCGGCCCCGTCGACCTGCTGCCCGGCTTCGCGGCGCCCTTGCCGATCACCATCATCGCCGAAATGCTTGGCGTGCCGGTGGAGATGGGTCCGCAACTGCTCGACTGGTCACATCGAATGGTCGCCATGTACATCCATGGCCGCACGCGCGAGACCGAGGACACGGCCAATCGCGCGGCACACGAATTTGGCGGTTTCCTGCGCGGTTACGTCACCGAGCGGCGCAACAATCCCGGCGACGACCTGCTGTCGCTGCTGATTACGGCGCAGGAGGACGGCCAAAAGCTGTCGGAGGACGAAATGGTGTCTTCTGCCATCCTGCTGCTCAACGCCGGCCACGAAGCGACCGTACACCAGACCGGCAATGCGGTGCGCTCGCTGCTGGCGCAAGGTGGCGACCCCAGTCGCTTCTTCACCTCTCCGGAAGCAACTGCTGCAACCGTCGAGGAATGCCTGCGCTTCGACGCACCGCTGCATATGTTCACGCGCTATGCATATCAGGAGATCGAGATCGCTCCAGGCATCGTCGTGCAGCCGGGCCAGACGATCGGGCTGCTGCTCGGCATGGCCAATCATGATCCGCGTGCCTTTGCCGAACCGCAGGCCTTCCGGCCGGAGCGTATCGACCAGAAAAACGTGTCTTTTGGTGCCGGCATCCATTTCTGCATCGGTGCACCGCTGGCCCGGCTCGAACTGCAGGTGTCGCTGAAGACTTTGTTCGAACGGCACCCGCAACTGCACCTTGCCGAAAGCCCGCGCTTCCGCGACACTTACCACTTCCATGGGCTGGAAACGCTCGCTGTCGGCTTTTGAACGATCGCGGGCCTGGGGCTGCGCGATGAGACCGTTTTGGAGACCGGCGACGGCGTTCGCATTGGCGCTGCTATGCGTCTGGCAGGGCGTGGCACACGCTCAGCAACAGCAGCCGGAAAACATACCTCAGGAAAACAGCGATTCCGTCGCCAGGGCCATGGCTGGCGGCCTGCTCGAACGCCAGACGGGCGCGGCTGTGCCCGCGGACAAGTTCTGGGCCTATGAAGTCGACTTCAACCTAGACGGCTTGTCCGAAATCTATGCCTATGTCGCGGATCCCGCCTGCGACGGCGTGAAATGCGGGCTTTTCCTGTTCGTGCTGGAAGGCGACACCTACCGTGAGGTTCTCAGCGACATCCCGGGCGCCAGGCTGGCGGCTCCAGACAAGGTCAGCCTCGGTACTTTTAAGCGTCACGGCTTTTTCGATCTGCAACTCGATCAGAGGGTGCTTGGCTGGACGGGAGATCGCTATGCGGACGCCTCAACCTTCCCCGCCACTTTGCTTGACGGAACTGTCTTCATGGCGGCCTGCAAAAAGAGCAAATCAAGCGAACAGCCCGAAGAAGGCGAGGCCGAGAAGATTGCTGAAGCGTGCCAATGCCAGATCAACCGATTTCAGACGATCGGCTTCTCACAGGCCGAACTTGACCAGTATTCTGCCTCCCTGGGCGAGAATTTCGAATATCCCAGCGGCGGCAAGGACAAGGCCTGGCAAGCCGTCGCCACGAGCGGGAGCGACGTCGCAACAGGTTGCGATGTCGCAAGTGGTAAAAGCCAATGGCCCTCGGCCTCTCTCAGTCATGGCGACCAGCCGCAGCAGAAACTCAATTTCGACGGCTTCCTCGGAGCTTGCCCGACGCAGGATTTCATCCTGACCAACCACAAGACCGGCTCGCACGATCGGGCGCTGGCACTTTGCGGCTGTCTTGCCCGCGAAATCCCGACCTATGGCGTCAGCCAGGAAGGGCTCGATCTTCTGGCACAATATTATCGCGACGAGCTTTCAGACGCAGATCTCGAAGCCCAGGACGCCGATTTGTTGACGTCGCACGACAAGGCGTCGGAGGCCTGCCTCAGCCAGTTTCCGGCGAAGTAGATCGCCGTAAGCCGGCCAAGACACAGCTAAGCCAGTGCCGGGATCGGGCTGGGGTCCATGTTGGCCTGGATCGCCAGCGGAAAACGCAGTGGCACGGCGTCGACCTTCTCCGTCCCGAAAAAGTGCCTGTTGCGAAGATGCGCGAAGGCGCGCGTTGCCTCTGCCTGGATCCTGTCGATGATACGCTTGTTTCTGGGGGGCGGCGGAGCGAATTGGATCAAGGTCGAAGGGCCGCCGTTGTCCGCAACGAACTGGGCCTGGGCGCAGAGCGCCGGCATCAACTGGTAGGTCGTGTTGCGCGCTGTCGTCATCTCGGTTGGGCTGAAGAGCACGAAATCGACCGTTGCCTTGATGCGCCTGGTGCCCTTGAGCAGCTTTTGTGCGGCCTTCTTCGAAAGGATATAGCCGCACGCGCCCATGTGCTGTCCCAACAAGAGTGTTGCGGAGTATCCATTTTTGACGGGAACGTGCCGGCCGCCAACCCTCACCGGGACAAAGAATGTCTCCAGCTTGACCACGTCCGCGTCTCGCGGAATCCAGCTGTCACCGGCCAGCACGGGTCCGGCGTCGTGGCTGAAAACAACATCATCCTCGAATACGGCGCCATACCGGTCGGGGCCATCCGCGATGATTTGCCAGCACAGACGGTGGCTGAGAAAGCAGCAGACTTCTGCCTCGGAGAGCGGAGGGGCGATGAACGGAGCCCCGGTGACCGCATCTATCCCCGCAACACGTTCGAAAGGAACGCCAATGCGGGAGAATTCTGCCGTGACGTCGGCGAGCCGATCGACCGATCGGTCAAGATTGATCACCAAACACTTCACTGTCGTCCCCGAGGCATGAAAGCTCTTCGCGATCTCTACTTCGTGTCTCCGCTTGGACAGGAAGTTTCACCGGTAGTCATTGTCGCTTGTCGAGGTGCTATACGGGCCTGCCAAAAGGCAGTCAACTTTTGGGGAGCGACGCACGATTGCGACCATCGAAGCAACTCCGCATAGACCATCATGAAAAGGAAAAACTGTGACCCATAGTTCCGCGGACGCACGAATTGATTGATCGCGCCGCTGACCGGAACTGGATGCCTACAGCTTGGTCACATACTCCTTGCGAGTCGTTTCAAGCACTTCCCAGCTGCCCTTGAAGCCCGGCCTCAGCACGAAACTGTCGCCGGACCTGACGGTGCGGGCTTCGCCACCGTCCTCCGCGATCACCGAAACACCGGACAGGATGTGGCAGAACTCCCATTCGTCATAGATGATGCGCCACTTGCCGGGGGTCGATTCCCAGATGCCGGCATAGAGGCCGCCGTCCCGTTCCTCGACATTCCAGGTGCGGAATTTCGGATCGCCCGAGATCAGGCGATCCGGCGCCGGCGCGCCAGATTCAGGTTCAACGCTCTTGGTGTCGACGGAGAAAAAAGCGGTCATCGGCAATCAGACCTTGGCGAGTGCCTGTTCGAGGTCTGCAACGATGTCGTTGACATCCTCGATGCCGATGGAAAGCCGCACGGTGTCGGGTCCTGCACCAGCCTTGATCTTCTGCTCGTCGGAAAGCTGGCGATGCGTGGTCGAGGCCGGATGGATGACCAGCGATTTGGTGTCACCGACATTGGCCAGATGCGAGAACAGTTCCAGCGCCTCGACGAACTTGACGCCGGCGTCATAGCCGCCCTTGAGGGCGAAGGTGAACACGGCGCCCGCACCTAGCGGCGAGTATTTCTTTTGCAATGCGTTGTTCTTGTCGCTGGGCAGTCCTGGGTAGTTAACCGACGCGACCTTGGGATGGTTGGACAGCCAGGCGGCAGCCGTCACGGCGTTGTCGCAGTGACGCTGCATGCGCAGCGGCAAGGTTTCGAGGCCAGTCAGGATGAGGAAGGCGTTGAAGGGCGAGATCGCCGGGCCGAGATCGCGCAGGCCGAGCACGCGCGCGGCAATGGCGAAGGCGAAATTACCGAAGGTTTCGTGCAGCACCAAGCCGCCATATTCGGGGCGCGGTTCCGACAGCATCGGGTATTTGCCCGATTTCGACCAGTCGAAGGTGCCGCCATCAACGATGGCACCACCGATCGAATTGCCGTGACCGCCGATGAATTTGGTCAGCGAATGGACGACGATATCGGCGCCGTGCTCGATCGGCCGGATCAAATACGGCGAGGCAAGCGTGTTGTCGACGATCAGGGGCAATCCGTGCTTGCGCGCGATGTCGGCGATCTTTTCGATATCG
Protein-coding regions in this window:
- a CDS encoding glycosyltransferase family 25 protein, encoding MINLDRSVDRLADVTAEFSRIGVPFERVAGIDAVTGAPFIAPPLSEAEVCCFLSHRLCWQIIADGPDRYGAVFEDDVVFSHDAGPVLAGDSWIPRDADVVKLETFFVPVRVGGRHVPVKNGYSATLLLGQHMGACGYILSKKAAQKLLKGTRRIKATVDFVLFSPTEMTTARNTTYQLMPALCAQAQFVADNGGPSTLIQFAPPPPRNKRIIDRIQAEATRAFAHLRNRHFFGTEKVDAVPLRFPLAIQANMDPSPIPALA
- a CDS encoding cupin domain-containing protein, encoding MTAFFSVDTKSVEPESGAPAPDRLISGDPKFRTWNVEERDGGLYAGIWESTPGKWRIIYDEWEFCHILSGVSVIAEDGGEARTVRSGDSFVLRPGFKGSWEVLETTRKEYVTKL
- a CDS encoding cytochrome P450 — its product is MTKLTLPYLALDPVTRHLRLDPHEPAFFLNPYEAYAFLHGVSNAFFWEEFGFWCFGGFDDVNRLLRDRRFGRQNPAGVPDSRGIDRDRSHLEAFDGIEANSMLELEPPVHTRLRTLVNRAFVSRQVERLRPRVEALANELIDRFDPTGPVDLLPGFAAPLPITIIAEMLGVPVEMGPQLLDWSHRMVAMYIHGRTRETEDTANRAAHEFGGFLRGYVTERRNNPGDDLLSLLITAQEDGQKLSEDEMVSSAILLLNAGHEATVHQTGNAVRSLLAQGGDPSRFFTSPEATAATVEECLRFDAPLHMFTRYAYQEIEIAPGIVVQPGQTIGLLLGMANHDPRAFAEPQAFRPERIDQKNVSFGAGIHFCIGAPLARLELQVSLKTLFERHPQLHLAESPRFRDTYHFHGLETLAVGF
- a CDS encoding NAD(P)/FAD-dependent oxidoreductase — translated: MNVIVVGAGIAGLSTAWSLVKAGHSVSIVEQGPIPNPLAASGDHHRIIRRAYRAGTGYGRLITEAYQAWDEMWADLGESHLDARGFVCISREPGDEAEEYREGLEEGNFPFELLEPDAAVKRWPFLEPGSFRYAYFSPEGGALHCRKIAAGLAKWLRANGANVYEHSKVTDVDAEAGHIVLESGETMQADRIVVTAGAWVLKLFPELGGELKTYRTALAYVEPPADLKAAWEAAPVVLDVGGAVDGYVIPPSGGAGMKFGSGLHRVPTSDADWNRDPVAGEGEAIRNLFSPPIARIGEYEVTEVVTCAYTFTDDEKFFAYERGKCLVVSACSGHGYKFGAAVGRRVAAAVGDGDVAGLKQWLRAEVA
- a CDS encoding O-acetylhomoserine aminocarboxypropyltransferase, giving the protein MTRSPGFNTLAVHAGAKPDPATGARATPIYQTTSFVFDDADHAASLFGLKAFGNIYTRIMNPTQAVLEERVAALEGGTAALAVASGHAAQVIVFHNLMQPGDNFVAANKLYGGSINQFGHAFKNYGWEVRWADTNDISTFESQIDDKTKAIFIESLANPGGTFVDIEKIADIARKHGLPLIVDNTLASPYLIRPIEHGADIVVHSLTKFIGGHGNSIGGAIVDGGTFDWSKSGKYPMLSEPRPEYGGLVLHETFGNFAFAIAARVLGLRDLGPAISPFNAFLILTGLETLPLRMQRHCDNAVTAAAWLSNHPKVASVNYPGLPSDKNNALQKKYSPLGAGAVFTFALKGGYDAGVKFVEALELFSHLANVGDTKSLVIHPASTTHRQLSDEQKIKAGAGPDTVRLSIGIEDVNDIVADLEQALAKV